The following proteins are co-located in the Numida meleagris isolate 19003 breed g44 Domestic line chromosome 8, NumMel1.0, whole genome shotgun sequence genome:
- the LOC110403045 gene encoding protein POF1B-like isoform X7 has translation MLGGQQQLQPLALPPHLQQQQQQQQHHYYRRQQHYSTLPAPRRPCREPPPCPEPPPCREPPACPEPPRPPPCFEPAAPQRQEGGAAFDRVRTYGPGCRRVDASCSSRASSPLECSHGHQQLSAGCPPQGTVRRIIIENPEQEPLSPFLRGGNFCPGNNVIYEKTIRKYELLNPNQEKQYQFSHQCQIPQPSDQCHAIQPCQQQEQPPVTHQCQQTQTGSPCEVMPVSVTDDCRGNTVRRVTVQMCEQENNDQLDCRYFGELLAELNRKTNDLHSCLLQHVEKIGGRNYDIEFTSQTEDIEELIPKGLSEATKQQIRYLLQMRVTSDKSLRLVLSTFKNLREELCHLQDDLGKLETDNILLKKDLAFKESQVKEYETMLSSLRENNRQQQQGLRESTARCRSLEEQLLSLRLNEGEKDCQLKELEYSKRALDQEIQSLKLQICSSPTIQATTDELSSRYVEMINNLREDKDREIRSLRSQLCQFQQDISRQEGNNSDLQIKLHELTAMLEEKDACIQQQQEELFRLKHERVSSSQSPGVPAIIAKKYRNQYPILGLLSDDYKVTSPSNKSQTIVIERTGEIWKHIKHCVPETYTETEQ, from the exons ATGCTGggggggcagcagcagctgcagcccctcgCGCTGCCCCcgcacctccagcagcagcagcagcaacagcagcaccacTACTACCGGCGCCAGCAGCACTACAGCACGCTGCCCGCCCCCCGCCGGCCCTGCCGCGAGCCGCCGCCGTGCCCGGAGCCGCCGCCGTGCCGCGAGCCGCCGGCCTGCCCCGAACCGCCGCGCCCGCCGCCCTGCTTCGAGCcggcggccccgcagcgccaGGAGGGCGGCGCGGCGTTCGACCGGGTGCGGACCTACGGCCCCGGCTGCCGGCGGGTCGACGCGTCCTGCTCGTCCCGCGCCTCCTCGCCGCTAGAGTGCTCGCACGGCCACCAGCAGCTCAGCGCCGGCTGCCCGCCGCAG GGCACTGTTCGAAGGATTATCATAGAGAATCCTGAGCAG GAGCCATTATCGCCATTTCTTAGAGGGGGGAATTTCTGTCCTGGAAATAATGTCATCTATGAAAAGACaataagaaaatatgaactGTTAAATCCCAACCAA GAGAAGCAGTACCAATTTTCCCACCAGTGTCAGATTCCGCAGCCGTCTGATCAGTGCCATGCcatccagccctgccagcagcaagagcagcccCCAGTCACACACCAGTGCCAGCAAACACAGACCGGCAGCCCCTGTGAAGTAATGCCAGTCTCTGTGACCGACGACTGCAGAGGAAATACAGTGAGGAGGGTGACAGTTCAAATGTGCGAACAG GAGAATAATGACCAGCTGGACTGCCGCTACTTTGGCGAGCTCCTTGCTGAACTGAACCGCAAGACCAACGACCTGCACAGCTGTCTACTACAGCACGTGGAAAAGATAGGAGGAAG gaaCTATGACATCGAATTTACAAGTCAG ACTGAGGATATTGAAGAATTAATTCCCAAAGGACTGTCTGAGGCAACAAAGCAGCAGATTCGTTATCTCCTCCAG ATGAGAGTGACATCAGATAAATCTTTGAGACTTGTGCTTTCCACTTTCAAAAACTTACGTGAAGAGCTCTGCCATTTACAGGATGACTTAGGG AAGCTAGAAACTGACAATATCTTACTTAAGAAGGATTTGGCTTTTAAAGAATCTCAAGTAAAAGAATATGAAACTATGTTGTCTTCCCTGAGAGAGAATAATCGTCAGCAGCAG CAAGGACTCAGAGAGAGTACTGCCAGGTGTCGCTCTCTGGAAGAACAGCTCCTTTCTCTTCGACTCAATGAGGGAGAAAAGGATTGTCAGTTAAAGGAACTGGAATACTCCAAGCGTGCCTTGGACCAAGAGATCCAGAGTCTTAAACTACAG atctgctccagtccaaccattcagGCGACCACAGATGAACTCTCCAGCCGTTACGTAGAGATGATCAATAACTTGAGAGAGGATAAAGACCGTGAGATCCGCAGTCTACGG TCTCAGTTGTGCCAATTCCAGCAAGACATATCAAGGCAAGAAGGGAACAACAGTGACTTGCAAATAAAGCTCCATGAACTGACAGCAATGCTGGAGGAGAAAGATGCTTGTATTCAGCAACAGCAAGAG GAACTTTTCAGACTCAAGCATGAGAGAGTATCAAGCAGTCAGTCTCCTGGCGTACCAGCTATCATCGCCAAGAA GTACAGGAATCAGTATCCTATCCTGGGTCTTCTGTCTGATGACTACAAGGTTACATCACCCTCCAACAAATCACAAACTATTGTAATTGAGAGGACTGGAGAGATATGGAAACAT ATTAAGCACTGTGTTCCTGAAACTTACACAGAGACAGAGCAGTGA
- the LOC110403045 gene encoding protein POF1B-like isoform X8, which translates to MLGGQQQLQPLALPPHLQQQQQQQQHHYYRRQQHYSTLPAPRRPCREPPPCPEPPPCREPPACPEPPRPPPCFEPAAPQRQEGGAAFDRVRTYGPGCRRVDASCSSRASSPLECSHGHQQLSAGCPPQGTVRRIIIENPEQEPLSPFLRGGNFCPGNNVIYEKTIRKYELLNPNQEKQYQFSHQCQIPQPSDQCHAIQPCQQQEQPPVTHQCQQTQTGSPCEVMPVSVTDDCRGNTVRRVTVQMCEQENNDQLDCRYFGELLAELNRKTNDLHSCLLQHVEKIGGRNYDIEFTSQTEDIEELIPKGLSEATKQQIRYLLQMRVTSDKSLRLVLSTFKNLREELCHLQDDLGKLETDNILLKKDLAFKESQVKEYETMLSSLRENNRQQQQGLRESTARCRSLEEQLLSLRLNEGEKDCQLKELEYSKRALDQEIQSLKLQICSSPTIQATTDELSSRYVEMINNLREDKDREIRSLRSQLCQFQQDISRQEGNNSDLQIKLHELTAMLEEKDACIQQQQEELFRLKHERVSSSQSPGVPAIIAKKYRNQYPILGLLSDDYKVTSPSNKSQTIVIERTGEIWKHE; encoded by the exons ATGCTGggggggcagcagcagctgcagcccctcgCGCTGCCCCcgcacctccagcagcagcagcagcaacagcagcaccacTACTACCGGCGCCAGCAGCACTACAGCACGCTGCCCGCCCCCCGCCGGCCCTGCCGCGAGCCGCCGCCGTGCCCGGAGCCGCCGCCGTGCCGCGAGCCGCCGGCCTGCCCCGAACCGCCGCGCCCGCCGCCCTGCTTCGAGCcggcggccccgcagcgccaGGAGGGCGGCGCGGCGTTCGACCGGGTGCGGACCTACGGCCCCGGCTGCCGGCGGGTCGACGCGTCCTGCTCGTCCCGCGCCTCCTCGCCGCTAGAGTGCTCGCACGGCCACCAGCAGCTCAGCGCCGGCTGCCCGCCGCAG GGCACTGTTCGAAGGATTATCATAGAGAATCCTGAGCAG GAGCCATTATCGCCATTTCTTAGAGGGGGGAATTTCTGTCCTGGAAATAATGTCATCTATGAAAAGACaataagaaaatatgaactGTTAAATCCCAACCAA GAGAAGCAGTACCAATTTTCCCACCAGTGTCAGATTCCGCAGCCGTCTGATCAGTGCCATGCcatccagccctgccagcagcaagagcagcccCCAGTCACACACCAGTGCCAGCAAACACAGACCGGCAGCCCCTGTGAAGTAATGCCAGTCTCTGTGACCGACGACTGCAGAGGAAATACAGTGAGGAGGGTGACAGTTCAAATGTGCGAACAG GAGAATAATGACCAGCTGGACTGCCGCTACTTTGGCGAGCTCCTTGCTGAACTGAACCGCAAGACCAACGACCTGCACAGCTGTCTACTACAGCACGTGGAAAAGATAGGAGGAAG gaaCTATGACATCGAATTTACAAGTCAG ACTGAGGATATTGAAGAATTAATTCCCAAAGGACTGTCTGAGGCAACAAAGCAGCAGATTCGTTATCTCCTCCAG ATGAGAGTGACATCAGATAAATCTTTGAGACTTGTGCTTTCCACTTTCAAAAACTTACGTGAAGAGCTCTGCCATTTACAGGATGACTTAGGG AAGCTAGAAACTGACAATATCTTACTTAAGAAGGATTTGGCTTTTAAAGAATCTCAAGTAAAAGAATATGAAACTATGTTGTCTTCCCTGAGAGAGAATAATCGTCAGCAGCAG CAAGGACTCAGAGAGAGTACTGCCAGGTGTCGCTCTCTGGAAGAACAGCTCCTTTCTCTTCGACTCAATGAGGGAGAAAAGGATTGTCAGTTAAAGGAACTGGAATACTCCAAGCGTGCCTTGGACCAAGAGATCCAGAGTCTTAAACTACAG atctgctccagtccaaccattcagGCGACCACAGATGAACTCTCCAGCCGTTACGTAGAGATGATCAATAACTTGAGAGAGGATAAAGACCGTGAGATCCGCAGTCTACGG TCTCAGTTGTGCCAATTCCAGCAAGACATATCAAGGCAAGAAGGGAACAACAGTGACTTGCAAATAAAGCTCCATGAACTGACAGCAATGCTGGAGGAGAAAGATGCTTGTATTCAGCAACAGCAAGAG GAACTTTTCAGACTCAAGCATGAGAGAGTATCAAGCAGTCAGTCTCCTGGCGTACCAGCTATCATCGCCAAGAA GTACAGGAATCAGTATCCTATCCTGGGTCTTCTGTCTGATGACTACAAGGTTACATCACCCTCCAACAAATCACAAACTATTGTAATTGAGAGGACTGGAGAGATATGGAAACAT gaaTGA
- the ZNF711 gene encoding zinc finger protein 711 isoform X3, producing the protein MDDVGEKLDHIGSTPLKISTEVTNDEVAKDDGFGSEVIKVYIFKAEAEDDVEIGGTEIVTESDFHNGHSVAGVIEQGGVGRMQREKMVYMAVKDSSQEDEDISCAEIADEVYMEVIVGEEEATSLPDTQLEETGVNKTFVPVAWAAAYGDDRRLPRRYEDGQAAGNNLDTRLENKNGNATQYLQICDSISTNRVLKQKTKKRRRGEARQWQTAVIIGPDGQPLTVYPCHICGKKFKSRGFLKRHMKNHPDHMIKKKYQCTDCDFTTNKKVSFHNHLESHKLINKVDKTHEFTEYTRRYREASPLSSNKLILRDKEPKLHKCKYCDYETAEQGLLNRHLLAVHSKNFPHVCVECGKGFRHPSELKKHMRTHTGEKPYQCQHCVFRCADQSNLKTHIKTKHGNDLPFKCEHCPQAFTDEKELQQHTELFQGHKTHQCPHCDHKSTNSSDLKRHIISVHTKDFPHKCEVCEKGFHRPSELKKHSETHKGKKIHQCRHCDFKTSDPFILSGHILSVHTKDLPFKCKRCKRGFRQQTELKKHMKTHSGRKVYQCQYCEYSTTDASGFKRHVISIHTKDYPHRCEYCKKGFRRPSEKNQHIMRHHREAIM; encoded by the exons TGGATGATGTTGGAGAAAAACTGGACCACATAGGAAGCACTCCCTTGAAAATTAGTACTGAGGTGACGAATGATGAAGTGGCTAAGGATGATGGGTTTGGTTCCGAAGTTATCAAAGTGTATATATTTAAAGCTGAAGCTGAAGATGATGTTGAAATAG gtgggACAGAAATTGTTACAGAGAGTGATTTTCACAATGGACATTCAGTAGCTGGAGTAATTGAACAAGGAGGTGTTGGTAGAATGCAGCGGGAAAAAATGGTTTACATGGCTGTTAAGGACTCTTCTCAGGAAGATGAGGATATTA GCTGTGCTGAAATAGCAGATGAAGTTTACATGGAAGTTATTGTAGGTGAAGAAGAAGCTACATCACTTCCAGACACACAGCTTGAAGAGACTGGTGTGAATAAAACCTTTGTCCCTGTTGCTTGGGCTGCTGCTTACG GAGATGACAGAAGACTACCCAGAAGATATGAAGATGGTCAAGCGGCAG GGAATAACTTGGATACAcgattagaaaacaaaaacggTAATGCAACACAATACCTGCAGATTTGTGATAGCATTAGCACTAATAGAGTgctaaaacaaaaaaccaagaaaaggaggagaggagaggccAGGCAATGGCAAACAG ctgTTATAATAGGTCCTGATGGACAGCCCTTAACAGTTTACCCTTGTCATATATGTGGGAAAAAATTTAAATCCAGAGGATTCTTGAAAAGGCATATGAAGAATCATCCAGATCATATGATTAAGAAGAAATACCAGTGTACAGACTGTGACTTCACAACTAACAAAAAAGTAAGTTTCCACAATCATCTGGAAAGCCATAAACTTATAAACAAAGTTGATAAAACCCATGAGTTTACAGAATATACAAGAAGATACAGAGAAGCAAGCCCGTTGAGTTCTAATAAACTTATACTGAGGGACAAAGAGCCTAAACTGCACAAGTGCAAATATTGTGACTATGAAACCGCAGAGCAGGGGCTACTCAATAGACACCTACTTGCAGTTCACAGTAAGAACTTCCCTCATGTGTGTGTTGAGTGCGGGAAAGGATTCCGTCATCCGTCAGAGCTGAAAAAGCATATGAGGACCCACACTGGGGAAAAGCCATACCAGTGTCAGCACTGTGTCTTCAGGTGTGCTGATCAGTCCAATCTGAAAACTCACATCAAAACCAAACACGGGAATGACTTGCCATTTAAATGTGAGCACTGTCCCCAGGCTTTTACAGATGAAaaggaactgcagcagcacacagaattGTTTCAAGGGCATAAGACTCATCAGTGTCCACACTGTGACCATAAGAGCACCAACTCGAGCGACCTGAAGCGACACATTATTTCAGTTCATACAAAGGATTTTCCCCACAAATGCGAGGTGTGTGAAAAAGGCTTCCATCGTCCCTCAGAGCTCAAAAAGCATAGTGAAACCCATAAAGGTAAAAAGATACATCAGTGTAGACACTGTGACTTTAAAACGTCAGATCCTTTTATACTGAGCGGGCACATCCTCTCAGTTCACACCAAGGACCTGccttttaaatgcaaaagatGTAAAAGAGGATTTAGGCAGCAAACTGAACTTAAGAAGCACATGAAGACCCACAGTGGAAGAAAAGTTTATCAATGCCAGTATTGCGAATATAGCACTACGGATGCGTCAGGCTTTAAACGACATGTAATATCAATACACACAAAGGACTATCCACATAGGTGTGAGTATTGCAAAAAGGGATTCCGTAgaccatcagaaaaaaatcagcatataATGAGGCACCACAGAGAGGCCATAATGTAA